Part of the Montipora foliosa isolate CH-2021 chromosome 13, ASM3666993v2, whole genome shotgun sequence genome is shown below.
CATGGAATGATCAGACCTGGTACCGTGTCAGTTGCTGTTAGGCATCACTGCGATAATATGCTGTCTTTGATCAGCTTGATTAGAGTAGATATccaaattttacattaatttaGGATTTGAAAGGAAGGTTAGCATGAGGTAGATAGATCAATGGATAGCTCTATACCTGAACTTTATTGTCTAAAACTTTGCAACTAAAACCTGAATTACGCTTAgattaacaaataaaataacaataagaCTAATAAAAGATCTTTcataagaataaaaaaatgtGCTTAGAGATGGACCATCCTCGCGGCAATTTTGCGTTGTTCTGCAGGTCATACACTTGAATTTCAAGTGTAAAATTCTTGTGAGCACAAGCAATTGTAAGTTAAATCATAATATGGTGTAAGCTCAGAGCACATGGTACAAAGCTCTGAACCATAAATGCGCAAGTTAAATTAAACATCAACTAGTTAAGACTAAATTTTTCAAAACGACGAAAAAAGGGACGATCTCAACTCTCTGTGGGTCGGAAAATAGATCACTGCACCGCCGCACCAAATCGTACCTTTATCCAAGCTACTGTATGGTCAGATCGCGCCACAAAAGACAGCAGATCTGACACGTTCAAACATTGCTACTCAAATGGCAAAGATTCCGCAAAACGCGTTTTTTATCGTGAAAAACTCATATAATACAGCGACTTTTAACAATTTCCTACACTGAAAGCGTTAGCGTCTGAGACAAACTGGGCGGAAAAAGCGAGATGAAAGCGCGCAGCTGTTTCGCATGGCATAATAACCTTTGTTCGTGCGCTGAAAACATAGAGACCTGTATGATCGCGTATACATCATTCGCCGATCACATCATTCCGTGAAAACCTACAAGCCTGAAAACTGCATGAAAAGGCCAACCGTAGGAAGGTTACATAGGCATTTGCCATTTTTTTGCTCAAATGACTGGCGATCGTCGCAGGTAACTAAAATACTTATTGCTCGCCATGCGATCAATTACGATATTTACCGTTTTCAGACGAATGGCTGTTGAATCCATCCTCCAGATCGTCTAACGAAAGGTCAGGAAAATGCAAAAGGTGCTTAAAGTTCTGCAAAAATGACCAAATGATTGCAAAGTCCGGATATTCGGCAGCCCTTCCTGTCTTTTCTACATCAAATCGCATTGTCCCCGTGTCTTCTTCTGGGTCGACCTCGCTAGTTGCCGGagtggacgccattttgattgACAATAATATTGTCCTGGCACCCAGGCTTCCTCGGGATTTGCGAGACGGCGCGCAAGGTCTCGTGACATCTAATACAAgtcacgcaataaaaacaacacagCTTCACgtgacgtaaaaaaaaaaatcaaaatttaaaattttgagtttttaccTTCATCAAgtaaaagacattttaaagatatatcTGCTGGCCTGTTTTCAGCTCGGTagcatgctttgttttgaaaatagagcagtcTAATTTTTTACAATGCGTGACATCTGGAAAAATGTCACGTACACGAAAATATCGATTCGCCTTCTGTTTTCGAGTTCTCAATACTAAACCAACATGTTAAGAGAAGTGGCTATgcgaatgttttcaagtttaactgagagaaaaaatgttttgagagaGTTGAAGAAAACTCCAGATGTTCCCATTtgtttccggccgccatattgatttcCCTCTGAGGGATACCAACATTGAGTCTCCACCAAGAGTGGATTATCTAATCCACTAAGCACTATAATTTTGAGTGGTACTCTTTGCCGAATATTTCGAATTTGGAATATCCCACAGCCCTAAAACTTTGACACGCTTTTTATTTATCACCCTTCTACAACATCTCATTTTTCTTGACTGGTAAgcgattttacttttttctttgggtgatacttgcgtgacgtgaaaaccaagaatttgaGGGTTTGGGAAATGATTGTTATGGCTtgcattgaaaaataaaagaaactttgaccAACACTAAAATAGGACGTTGGCAGTAGAAACCCCTCCACAGACATCACTGTTCATACATTAGTTACTGTTAATAGCTTTCTATCAGGGGTGGATCTACGATTTTccttaggggggggggggggtgcatcacaaaggaatggcgtagctgacaggtgactttttttttttgcagaataccagttgtattagaaagcagcaggtcaggggggggggggggggcaaattAAACTTCCTTCTGTTATTTAATATCCCCTTGCAATTCGATTGTGCAGAGCAGTGGCCCGGAACCATTCAAGTCGTCATCTCTTGTCCTACATTTGGCGCAGATAAAGGCAACGCTTATGCTGGAACAAGCgttaaatttcacgcgaaaaatcGATATCCCACGAATCGACAAAGGAATCTTTTCTGAGgtcattgtttgcattttattttattcacataagAGCTTGCTCAAAGAAATCATGCATCATGctacttcaaaaggtaaaagagcTTGTTTCCAGAGTGGAAAGTATTGAATACGCAAAgaatttggaattaattgtgTGGACGgtcgaatccggatattttcaaATCCGATGACATCACAAATTCAGATCCAGTCTTTACCACGTAAATATTCAATGGCCGCTGAACGAAATGCTATCGCTTTtactcaaaaacataaaacaaacagcggttacaaacataatgataaagcgcattttacttttgacttaacgtttcgtatgctacaacatacatcgTCAGAAttgacggttgaacaaattcaaatatgatatatataagATTAAGAAGACTGGAGCTAaagagaataagataaaaatagtaagacaaatagatagcagtgaaaactgaccATTTGATAAAGCCAGATTTTTTGACTGCCAACGTCAAGTCAAAAGcaaaatgcgctttatcattatgtttgtaaccgctgtttgctttatgtttttgattaagttgaaatggccaaagaacaaatgctatttctgacagttgtagcctgcaaaatattttgccggcacggacaagaggactgggtccggttgtctggtgAGGATTATCGGTAATTTGTCGTACGAGTAGTGAACCGTTAGGaatttgaatcagtctaggttAAGATTTCTTCGCCTatttttttgttcacttttccccttagcctccatagggtagtggcacttccatagggtttggagaatacgttcccttATTCCTGAAGGGTTTggggttttcgtatccggcagtgCCCAGTGCACTTTTCCTGTAACAAGTTTTTAGTAGATCAGTACCACCAAGTATGCTAACATATTGCTATGTGGGAGCGGACCTTGTATTCATATGGCAAAcaaaataaaccggcttgtggcgcttgctgtcctacatgaCTAAGTATCTACGCAGTTGTGATGAGATTGAGTTAGTTATGTTGTGTCTGATTGGGTAGTGAAGTCAAAATTAGGTAGTCTTAGCCTTCACGGGACAtttcgtgttggatatcaaaattgggctcGCATCTAAGTACGTGGATAGATCGTTACACGGCATTGCAATTTTTataaattaatttataaatGAGGCGATGATAATAAGTTAGTGTTTATATCggtaaatttaataattatggacataattttatttgtaaattgCCATCTAATTGCCTAATTTCATATATTTAAACTGTTACGTTGGCTCTCTAACGTATCAGAGAGTTTAAAAATCCATGTTTTGTGTAGAGGGAGCCTACGTATCCTCCTTAATTTATCTCGGAATACAAGAAATTCTAACCATAAGATGGCTCAGTCAAGAGCGGCACTTTCTCGTTAGTCTCTAGTATTGCCAGACGAATTCCTCGGTCACCATAGAAAAAAACTACGTCCTTTCGTTCACGAAATAATGAGGTGAACATTTGCCATGGCCTTCATAACTGAATGAGATGTTCCACAATCTCGACAATGTTATTCCTCGCAGTATTCTTGCACTcccgtgataagacggccatgttggtaccaaaacaaataaatataatgtAGCTCAATTGttgcataataatataatgaaatttaaatttccaaaagaatTATTTACTGTTGTTCCTTCCATCAACAAGGCCGGCCACCGTGACGTCGGGTGAACTTCGCTCCCAGTCTCCTATAGTTCAGCAGTAGAGCTCCCGAACAAATTATTGGAAAGTCGAGAGTTCACCGTCGACtcttgcaaaggagcactcggatgtTTTCCGAGTGTCCCCGAGTCACCATATCGACGAAAATTACATCCTTTCAACTCTCCTCGTTGATGATTCCGAGTGATACTCGGATAATCGAACATGAGTCGAACCTCTGACCTTCCTATTACTAGCACTGTGCTAGAGGAAGCTTGTATCATTACATTTTATAGCCGGACTTTTTTATATATGTAGTTATAGTTTTTAGATActtgtatttttgtaatttattccGATTATTCATTTGAGGGCCACAAGCTTAAGTTTATTAGCTATTAGCTATTTCGTGTTACCCTCACTAAATAATCGAAAATAAAGTGCTTACTTCCTTACtaagaaattgaaaattgtcCTGTTATCTTCGCACAACGAGACGACTGGCAACTAACGGACGTATAAGTCACTGAAATATAGCTTTAAAATCTTTGAATAGATGTACAGTCGTATTGAACTAGAAGAGATTTATCTTTGAATTCCTTTTGGGTGACCTCCATTCTCTTTAGCCGGAGTTCACTTTCCTTCTGCACCAGGCCAAACTGTCTCCAGCACCGGCATATATGGATATTAATTCATGGCGAGTTTTGCGTTACAGTCTTGGATATTTTTCTCAGCTTATCGTTATTCTTCCCCTTTTTTGAGCCGCTTTTCTGGGCAACATAAATTTTTGGAAAGTATGAATAGGTAAATGGTCGGGTCATCTCCaaatctgaaaagaaaatgaGATAAGACAACAGAGAAATGACAAAATCTttagaaagacaaaaaaatctcCATGACCAATGCAAGccacaaaaagacaaaaaaaaaagttaaattgcCTTTCATGACTGCCTTGAGAGAATAAGATACGTTTAAGATATGGTTTGTCTAGAGAGGCTGCcatatcaatcaatcaattgcaatcaatcaatcaatcaatcactcactcactcactcactcactcaatcaatcaatcaatcaatcaatcaatcaatcaatcaatcaatcagtcaatcagtcaatcaatcaatcaatcaatcaatcaatcaaagatCCTTGCTTTGGTGCCAAATTCTTGTTCTTACCTTTCGTGACTGCCTTGAGAGATACGTTTAAGATATGGTTTGTCTAGAGAGGCTGccttatcaatcaatcaattgcaatcaatcaatcaatcactcactcactcactcactcactcaatcaatcaatcaatcaattgcaatcaatcaatcaatcactcactcactcactcagtcaatcaatcaatcaaagatCCTTGCTTTGACGCCAAATTCTGTtcttaggaaaaaaaaaacaacttttggcAGATTTAACTGAATCTTCTTCATGAACTTACTGAATCGATGCCTTGGGTCCAACCCATATCTATTATAATAATCTTCATCGTTTTCGCCTGGGGAAGACTGGTCTGTTGATGATGATTCGAGCTGATTATTTTTCAGTTCCTTTTCACTTTCATTGTCTTGGTCATCTTTcatcttctttcgtttctttccttttccttttttcttggGTCTTAGAATTTTCGGAAGTTTATTTCTGTCCCCCAGAGTATAAAGATCAAACCCAGTATCACTCAATTTTTCAGCATCACttttgtttcttgaatttgacTCCAGGTATCCGGTTTCCCCAATAACGTGCAGTCCAGTCTCCATTCCAAAGCCCTCTTCGTTCCTGCTCTGTGGCGTATTTGGGTGATACCCTTCTGTCCCGCTGGACGAAGAACTTTTTTTTGACGAAGCTGAACTTCTTGCGGACGGAATTGGTGGCATGAGGGATTGTCGTCTTGGTCTTGGCGTCTGGGAAATTGAAATAAAGTCAAGGTAAAGAAAATTGGCGAATCACATGAGTTTCCGCCAGATCGAGGCAGGTATTCAGGAACGCGATATAAGGGAGCTCGGAGATACAGCGATATAGCGATGCCTCGTTAAGTCTGCGCCAGCAGCGTATGGGTCTTCATTGAAAAACGCAAATTTAGAGTTACATCCATACAATGTGAGTTGGGGAGGGGAGTGCAATTACTGTATCATGCGTTTTGATTGTGGATTAGAAATTGGGCAAACGCTCTCGTTCAATATTGTTACTGAGTCTGCAAAAAATATACTCTTGCTTATTTATACCAAATTGCACTTGACAAGATCAACACCAGCCCCCCTGTTCTACGCACAGGCCAGGTAACTCAGTACACAACTATGAACCTCGGTCCGAAGCTATTAACGACGCAACTCATTCTTGACACTGCTATTACGATAATCATATAGTATCAACCGGCTTTGAATGTACGATTATCATTATTTCATGACACTGACAGTTGGAAAGGAATTCTGggaattaaacaattttcttttaaaattcaacCCAGAGATCCGGACTCGGGACTCGGGACTCGGGACTCGAACTTACCGTATTAATAGCTTACCTGTCACCACCCCTAATCACTGAAGGACCGAGTCGCCGCTTGCTTCGATAGAATTTTTAAACACAATAATCTAATTTATTTGTCATAAGACGGGGATGTAAACGTGCGCTAACACTCGCTAAATACTAACGAGAAAGGTCAGGCCACACTTAAAACAAAGctcaccattttgaaatcagtgcttaggcttaaacattgAATTATAGTGAGCCTATTCTAGATGTCAGGCAACAAGTAACAAACATTAAAGAAACTTTGTAACTtgttcatcgtggtgaagtgaATAGAAGCTGTTCTTATAAGTCGAAGCTCcgtgttcaaatcctgtccagggactacttttaccttttttttctttttatctgctaccacaagtcttGGGACTTAGACCAGAGTATATATGGCATGTAATTATAGTTATCACATATATTTAAAATACAACCACAAGGTAAAAATAATACCAATAATACAATAAGAACAACCAAATAACATTACAAGACCCATATTGTACCAAATGAAATCAGCAATTCAATTAACAAATGATAGAATGAAATACGTAATCAAATAGGCTGTAAATAGGCTTTTTCTCTGGCTTTCGCTATTTTAGCttgtctttaaaatgtcaaCGTTACACTGTATTTTCACTTAGTTTAGCTTTTTTAAAAGTGCTCGTCAAACCTAAATTTGCTTCAGACAAGTGGGGGAtcaacttttttcctttcaagccCTTGTAAATATCACTTCAATACGCTGAAGCGTTCATGATGTTGTCAATCTCAACCTCATTTTAACGAGGATTTAATTAAACCGGATACCCGTATACAGTATATCGGAAGGAACCCATAACTTTCCTTAGTTTCTGCAATTTCGCTTTCACTTTCCAATAAATGATTTTCTCTACTGCAAATACAAACAAGATGAACTTTTGCCTAGGAATTGAAACAACAAATTGAACTGGGAACTATTTGTTTCCATTACATGAGGAATCGTAAATCTCTGCCTGGATTggtcaaaaagaattttttgtttaaacatACGGTGCAAAGCTGATTACATTAACTAAGGTTCGCATCTCTAGAATTAaagtttttcagtttgaaaaatcaCAGGAAAAACTGACAAAACAGACTGTAGTTCACAAAAGAAACTGTGACTACAAGTACTAGTGTGGATAAGACAGCAGTCCATCCTTAAGCTTCCCAAGCACCAGTTCTGACTAACACATCTACACCTAAGTCTACAACATGTAGTTGGCGAGCCCCAGCACCTTCATTCCCTCCAGGAGCTGTAACACAGACTGTATATGCCGGTCATTACCTTGAACCTGAGCTTAGTTACCCTACTCAAGGAGAATTACCTAACTTTCAAACTATCCCTCCAGCAAGAAATTATTCCGTCATTGGTCCCTCACCAATCATGTCAGCTGTCACTACACCTGTTTACCAGTCGGTTCATCC
Proteins encoded:
- the LOC137982653 gene encoding uncharacterized protein, yielding MRRFSAASVPPIFMNLTRKQEDEVVCCQGTTAKLHARSGVFDDERLTPRPRRQSLMPPIPSARSSASSKKSSSSSGTEGYHPNTPQSRNEEGFGMETGLHVIGETGYLESNSRNKSDAEKLSDTGFDLYTLGDRNKLPKILRPKKKGKGKKRKKMKDDQDNESEKELKNNQLESSSTDQSSPGENDEDYYNRYGLDPRHRFNLEMTRPFTYSYFPKIYVAQKSGSKKGKNNDKLRKISKTVTQNSP